The nucleotide window CAACAAACTTCCCAAAGGAGCCATACTTGCTGAAGCCATAGTATATAAGGCAATAACTCTTCCTCTCATTTCCAAAGAAGTGATGCTCTGAATTAAAGTATTGGTCGTTGCCATTGTCATCATCCCCGTAAAACCAATAAAGATCATAAAGAACATACTAAGCAAAATTGAACCCGAAAGCGAAAATAAAATTAGGGTGATGCTATATACCAAACAGAGATAAACCAGACGCGTAGGTAATCCTCTAATATTTTTACGAGATGCTAAAAATATGGAACCGGCTAAAGCTCCTATTCCCATAGCGGACATTAACAAACCTTGAGTAGCGGAAGTTCCTTTCAATATATCTTTGGCAAAAATAGGCATTAAAGTGGCAAAGGACATACCAAATACCGTATAGATAGCCAGATTACTGATCAAATAACGGATAGGCATATTTTCCCAGGAATATTTCCAGCCGGATAGGATTTTCTTAAGAGTCGGTTCTTTCTGAGGTGGAAACGGAGGATAGCTTATTTTGATGAAACAAAGGGAAATGATAACCGGTATGTAAGATATGGCATTGATGGCAAAACAGACACCTTCGCTAAACATCATTATTAAAAATCCACCTATGGCAGGACCAATTAAACGAGCTCCGTTAAACATCGCAGAATTTGTAGCAATTGCATTGGGAACCATACTTCTGGTAGAAACCAGGTCCATTACGAAATTTTGACGAATAGGAGCATCTATGGCATCTATTATACCCTGAATAAAGGATAAAATTAAAATCGGATATTGAACCTGCTTATTTATCACTCCTGTTAAAACCAATATTGCCAACACTCCAGTTTGCAAGCAAAAAGCCACTTGCGTTAAAATCATCGTATGATGACGGTTTACTCTGTCTGCCCAAGCACCTGCAAAAGGACTGACAAAAACAGAAGGAATCATAGATAAAAAGCTTACTAAACCAAGTAAAAAAGCAGAGCCGGTTAAACGATATACAAACCAGCCCATAGTTGTGCGTTGTATCCAAGTTCCAATTAAAGAAATCCCCTGACCCATAAAAAAAATACGGTAGTTCTTGATGGATAAGGAAACGAAGATTTCTTTTAATTTTTTAATTACCATTGTTATAAAATGAAACGGGAAAGGTCTTCACTTTCAATCACGGGACTTAAACGCTCGGTTACCATTTTTTTCGTGATTCTAACTGATTTTAACTTCTCAGAAGGCATTTCAAACAAATAATCATCTAAAAGAGTATTCATAATCGTATGTAAACGCCGGGCTCCGATATCTTCCATTTTTTCATTTGCCAAAGCGGCAAAACGAGCAACTTCGTGAACAGCTTCCGGCACAAATTTTAGCTCCACTCCTTCGCTTCGAAAAATTGCCTGATATTGTTTGGTCAATGAATTCTCCGGTTCAATGAGAATGCGGTTAAAATCTTCTTGGGTTAAACTGTTTAGCTCTACCCTTATTGGAAATCTACCTTGCAGTTCCGGAATAAGGTCTGATGGCTTTGCTGTGTTAAAAGCACCCGCGGCTATGAACAAAATATGCGAAGTATCTATCATTCCGTGTTTAGTAGGAACCTTTGAACCTTCCACGATAGGAAGTAAATCTCTTTGCACACCGCTACGGGAAACATCAATACCTCCCTGTTTGTCTGTGCTGGCAATTTTATCTATTTCATCAATAAAGATAATACCATTTTCTTCTACTGCGGTTTTTGCTGTTTCAACCAGTTTATCTTTGCTTATCAAACGGTTGATTTCACTTTCCATATAGCGTTTCCAGGCAGCGCGGACTGTGGTTTTTATTTTTCTGGTGGCTCCTTTGCCTTGAAATATGTTGCTGATCATTTCGCTAAAATCAAAATCCAATAATTCCAAGCCCGGTCCGGGTAATATTTCCAGATTGGGATAGTTTTCAATTTCGGGTTCAATTTCAATTTCTTTTTCATCCAGGGTTCCAGCAAGCAGCTTTTTACGCATTTTCTCACGACTGCGTAAATATCTTTCATTTTCAGGAGAATTTTCCATATTAGTGTTTTGTTTCAGTTTTTTACTGCGCGGCAATAATATGTCCAGAATCATTTCGGTAGCGTTAAATTCGGCTTCGGGTCTAACTTCTTCAATCATTCTTTCGCGAACCTGACTAACTGCATAATTCATCAGTTCGCGCACCATCGATTCCACATCTCGTCCTACATAACCTACTTCCGTAAATTTCGATGCTTCCACTTTGATAAAAGGAGCTCCCGTTAGGCGTGATATTCTTCTGGCAATTTCGGTTTTTCCTACTCCGGTAGGGCCTATCAAAATGATATTATTGGGTATAATTTCACCTTTGATATCGCCAGAAATTTGTTGACGACGCCAACGGTTTCTAAGGGCAATAGCCACACAGCGTTTTGCTTTATCCTGCCCAATTATATATTTGTCCAGTTCTTCCACGATGCGTTTGGGAGTTAAGTATTCATAGTTCAGCAATTTTTATATTTCCTCTACAATAAAATTATCATTTGTGTATATACAAATTTCAGAAGCTATTTTAATGGCTTCCACTGCTATTTCTCCTGCACTCAATTTTGTTTTATGTGCTAAAGCGCGAGCTGCAGCCAAAGCATAATTTCCGCCACTGCCAATGGCGATTATATTATCATCCGGTTCCAAAACATCTCCTGCTCCATTAATTAAAAGCAGGGAGTCCTTATCTCCGGCAATTAGCATTGCTTCCAAGCGTCTTAAAATTCTATCCTGACGCCAGTCCCTGGCTAAATCTATGGCTGCTTTACGCAGGTTACCTTTATTGGTTTTCAGTTTTTCTTCAAACCGATCCAATAAACTGAAAGCATCAGCAGTTGCTCCGGCAAAGCCAACAATCACTTTTCCGTCAAATATTCTGCGTATTTTTTGGGCTTTTCCTTTTACAATTGCTTCGCCCATTGTAACTTGTCCATCACCGCAAAGAGCCGTTTTACCGTTTCGGTGAATTCCTATAATAGTAGTTGCGTGCATAATCATTTTTTTAACTTGTTTCCTTATCATTAATATCTTTATTTTCAGAAAGCTCATCCGGTTCGCTTTCAGTTTTCTCGCTATGGTCAAAACGGAGTTCCAGTGCTTTTTTATATTTTTCTTTTACCAATTCGCTATCTTCTTCCCGGCAATTTTTTAAGATCAATTCAAATATTTCATCGGTTCCAAGGGTCTCTTTTTCTTGCAGTTCAGCAGCCATAATTTGCATCAGTTCTTTTTGTTCGTTCAAGATAGAGATTGCTTGAGAATAGGCATTATTGATAATATCTCTTATTTCGCGATCTACTAATTGCGAGGTCTCTTCACTAAATACCTCGTGCGAAACAAGTTCTTTTCCCAGAAAGACCTCTTCTTGCTCTTTTCCAATAGTCATAGGGCCTATTCTATCACTCATTCCCCACGAACAGACCATTTTTTTCACAATATCAGTGCAGCGTTCCAAATCGTTTCCCGCACCGGTTGTAAATTCATTAAAGACAACTTCTTCAGCGGCTCTTCCACCTAAAAGAGTAACCAATAATTGTAACAAATAGCTCTTGGAATAGTTGGTTTTATCACTTAAAAGATAATGAGTGGCTCCACCCGTAAAACCGCGTGGAATGATTGATACCTTATGCACGGGCTCCACTTTATCCAAAAAAACGGAAGTGAGAACATGCCCAATTTCGTGGTAGGCAGTAAGCCGTTTATCTTCTTCAGGAATAACTCTGCTTTTCTTTTCTTTGCCAAGGATAAGCTTATCTTTTGCCTCTTCAAAATCTTCCATTTGAATCTGGGTTTTGTTTTTACTGGCTGCAATCAAAGCTGCCTCATTCACCAAATTAGCTAAATCTGCTCCACTAAAACCAGGAGTTCCTCTGGAAATTATTTCCAAGTGAACATCATTGGCAAGCGGAACTTTAGCAGTATGAACTTTCAAGATTTCCGTCCGTCCTTTGATATCAGGCAAATCAACCGTCACTCTTCGATCAAATCTTCCGGGCCGTAATAAAGCAGGATCAAGAATATCGGGACGATTAGTAGCTGCTATAATAATTACAGCTTCATTGGGCTCAAAACCATCCATTTCCACCAAAAGCTGATTAAGGGTTTGTTCTCGTTCATCATGTCCACCTCCTAATCCACTTCCGCGATGCCTTCCCACTGCATCAATTTCATCTATGAAAGTAATGCAAGGTGCATTTTTCTTTGCCTGTTCAAAGAGATCCCGAACCCTGGCTGCTCCGACGCCGACAAACATTTCCACAAAATCAGAACCGCTAATGGAAAAGAATGGAACCCCCGCCTCTCCCGAAACAGCTTTTGCCAAGAGAGTTTTTCCTGTGCCTGGACGTCCAATTAGTAAAACCCCGCGAGGAATTCTTCCTCCTAAGCGTTGAAACTTTTTAGGGTCTTTCAAAAACTCCACAATTTCTTGTAATTCTTCTTTTGCTTCATCCACTCCGGCGACATCTTTGAAAGTAATTCCCGTTTTACTTGCCTCATATAAACGCGCTCTGCTTTTTCCGAAACTAAATGCTTTTGAATTTTGAGCATTCATTCCGCGCAGGAAAAAAGCCCAGAAAACAATTAGCAACAAAAACGGTAGCAGGTAAGAAATTATACTTGCCCAACGCGATGGCTTAGTGGCACTAACTTTTATGCCCAAGGCGACCAGAGAATCAACCAGTTGTGGATTTTCAAAGGGTAGAGTAGTAGAGTATTTTTTCTTGGCAGTATCGGTATAGAATATGTCCTTTTCCGCAAATTGAACTTGAGTAACCTGTCCATTGGCAACGCGTGTCATAAAATTACTATAACTCTCTTTATTGATAGCATTTCCGCTTGTGCTGAAAGTATGAATGATAATTATTATCAATAATATGAGCATTATGACAATAGGTAAAGAGAATGCAGGTTTTTTGGTTAGCACATTTTTGGGGGTTTGGGCATTACGAAAATCGGCATTAGGGTTATTTTTATTCGCCGCGTTCCTTTTACGAACTATAATAGAACGGATTATACTGATTATGGAAATTGCCAATAGGGCAATGATAAACCAGTTCATAAGCGAGGAAATCTCCATAAAAGCATTGCCTGCCTCCGGAATCGTTTTCGGGGAAACATTTAATGAATCTCCCGGCACAGCGATTAGGGCAACTGATGCTATTACGAAGATAATGACAAATATAGATTTTAACATATATAAAGCTCTTCTTTCAGGATTCCTATATAAGGAAGGTTACGATATTTTTCAGCATAATCAAGTCCATAACCTACCACAAATTCATTCTTTATGGAAAAACCCACATAATCAAATTTTACATCTGTTTTATGAGCTGCAGGTTTGTCTAATAGCACACAGGTCTTTAATCCGGCAGGTTTATGTTGCATAAGATAGTCCTTTATATATGCCAGAGAAAGCCCTGAATCTACAATATCTTCCACTACTATTACATCTCTTCCGGATATATCAATATCTATGTCCTTACGAATTTTAACCACGCCACTACTGCTTGTTTGATCTCCATAGCTGGATATGGCTAAAAAATCAACTTCCACAGGAATCGTAATACTTCTTACCAAATCAGCCAGAAAAACGAAACCACCTTTTAAAATGCCTATCATAACAGGCGTGCTGCCATTATAACTATTGGAAATTTCAGAACCCAGTTCACGAATGCGGGTTTGAATTTTATATTCGTCAAATAGCACAGCGGATATATCACAATTCATCTTATTCATTATTGCCTCTTTTCTTTTTTATGGATTGCGCGTCGGGTTTTTTCCGATATATTATTAGCCACGATTTGCAAATAGCGGGAGGTATTTTCATCACATCTTACCCTGTTATCCAATCTGTGGCATGCAACCCAAAATATTTTTTCCCCATCATCAAAAAGGGGAATAGAATCCCTTTCATATTTAGGGACTTTTTCGTCAATAAAAAACTCTTTCAATTTCTTTAACTGTGTCATTCCAAAAGGCATAAAACGATCACCTGGTTTTCGGTATCTAATCATAAAAGGAAACCTAATTTTATCGGCGTCAATTATTATTTGCACCTGACCATCTTCGCATTTTAGGTCTTTGGGCAGAACCCTTAAGTATTTGAAATTGAATCTATAATTTCCATATACAGCCATAATGCGGTCACTCTCAATCAGCATTGGTTCTTTTTCTGCTTTAAGTTTATTTTCACCCCACTGTATCTCAAATTCTTCATATTGTTTTATAACGGTAACATTATGAGGTAGATAAAGGCATTTACTGCCAGGGGTGGTTAGGATATTTTCAATTGCCAAATAATGAGCGGCAAAAAAATCATTATTACTACCGCAGACAGTTTCAAATGCTTTACGCAATAAGTAATATCGTTCAATTTTAGGTAGTTTTAACACTTGAGGTGAAGATAACACAATTTTAGTCGGTTGAGCGTCCAAACAAATTTTTTTCAAATGAGCTTTACTGCGTTGCACAAAATACTTATCCGTATTATCAAAGAGTTCGGATATGAAAGATAGATGAGAAGATAGCGCAGGATTAAATTCCTGTTTAAGTTTGGGTATAATATCATTTCTTAACAGATTTCTTCTAAACTTATTATCCAAATTACTGGAATCCGTGCGCCAAGAAATTTCCGCTTGCACCAATATCTCTTCAAGTTCCTTTCTACTGAAACACAACATCGGATGCACGATTTTTCCCGAAATCGGTTTGATGCCTGCCATTCCACTGATACCTGAACCGCGTAATAGATTTAAAAGAACTGTCTCCGCTTGATCGTCTTTTTGATGGGCAAGCAAAATTTTATCAAAATTATAACACTCCAGCACTTTTTCAAAAGCGGCAAAGCGCTGTTTGCGGGCTTGATTTTCCAGATTTCCTTTGGGAGGAATCGTTATTTTATGAATGATGACAGGAATATTCAATTTTAAACAGAGCTGTTTTACTGATTCTTCATCAGCGTTACTTTCAGCTCCTCGGATCTGATGATTGATATGCACGACCAATAAAGTTAAATTATAGCTAACTCTTAGCCGAGAAAAAAGATAGAGCATAGCATTTGAATCCGCTCCACCAGAGCATCCCAGCAATAATTTATCCCCATTGTGGATCAGTTCATTATCTTTGATATATTTTTCCAGATATTTCAGGGCTTTGGCAATTTCCATCCTGATTCCTTATTTCATAAAATTCCAATTCTCAATTATTTTTATAATGGCTGCCGTGTCAACTTGTTTTTTAAATCTGACATTTTACTTATTTAGCAGTCATTTTTGAGGAAATGGGAGATTATGTTTAAGGGAGAAATTATTGCTAACATCCTAAAATATTCGTTCGCAGAAGACCATTTCTGATTTCTTCCCCATTTAACATTATAAAGGCAATGCGATTGTAATTATCATTCTTCTAAGAGTTCTCTCTTTATCCATTTTCCTTCTCCTTGATTTTGGATACCGTGTCTCCTTTTTTTAGGGCACTTCATTGTAACATAGTGGATTATCTAACAACTCTCTAACACTTCCGTAACACTTCTGTAATCTCGTTACTGGATTGTTACGGAAGTGTTACTGTAATGTTTAAGTATTTAGCAGGGGAGAAGCAGCTGACATAATGGAGCCAAAGAAAGGTAGAAACAAGAAATTGCTTGACGAATTTTTATATTAACTGCATTAGGATTTATTATGAGAATATATGCAGAGGAATCGATGAAGGCAGATGTAATTATCATTAATATCAGCAAATTAGTAACTCTTACCCATAATAATAAACCCCGTTTTGGCAAAGAAATGGAAGAAACGGCTACGATTGAACAAGCGGGAATAGCCATTCAGGCGGGTAAAATCATCGAAATAAATGATAGTAATGCCATAAAAGAAAAATATCCTTTCTCCGATTGTATAGATGCCAATGGGCAAGTTGTCACCCCTGGTTTTGTTGATTGCCATACTCATCCCGTTTTTGTCCACACTCGTGAAGATGAATTTGCCCTGCGTTTACAAGGTAAAAGTTATGTTGAAATTGCACAAGCTGGAGGTGGAATCGTTAAAACAGTGCAGACAACGCGGGAAGCAAATGAGGATTTGCTTTTTGAACTGGCAAAAAAACGAATTTTAAAAATGATCCAACAAGGAACTACTACTCTGGAAGCAAAAAGCGGTTACGGACTTGATACCGAAAGCGAATTAAAACAATTACGAGTTATCAAACGCTTGCAGACGGAACTTCCGATTGATATTGTGCCCACTTTTTTGGGAGCTCATGAATTTCCTCCTGAATTTAGAAATGATCATTCCGGTTATGTAGAGCTACTTTGTAAAGAAATGATTCCTGCCGTTGCGGAACAAGGAATAGCTGAATTTTGTGATATTTTTACCGAAGCTCATACATTTAATCTTGAAGAATCCCGTAAAATATTATCCTGTGCTGAGCATTATGGATTAAAATTGAAAATGCATTGCGATGAGATTGAGCCCATTGGTGGTGCAGAACTTGCCAGTGAAATGAAATGTTCATCTGCCGATCATTTAGGTTCTGCCAGTGAAACAGGAATTATGGCACTGCAAAAAGCAGGCGTAATACCCGTTTTGTTGCCTGCCACTTTATTTTCTTTACAAAGTAAAAAATACGCCAATGCCAAATTGATGATGGAACAAAATCTTCCTGTTGCCATAGCTACTGACTTTAATCCCGGTAGCTGTAATTGTGATAGTATGCCATTAACGATGTCTCTTGCCTGTTTACAAATGGGGATGACTCCTGCCGCGTCTTTATGTGCTGCAACTTTAAATGCTGCTTTTGCCATTGACAGAGGCAAAATAATTGGCTCTTTGGAGACAGGTAAACAGGCAGATTTAATACTTTGGGATATTCCCGATTTGAATTTTATTCCCTACCATTTGGGATCTTCACATATAACCAGCGTGTTTAAAAATGGAAAAATAGTGCATAAGGTAATCTAAGTGGCAGATACATCGCTAAATAGCTATCAAATAATTAAAATTGTAAACAGCTCTCTGCGCTTTACTCTCTATCAAGCAAAACAGATAGAAACCGGAAAAATAGTCCTAATCAAAACTCCGGATAGCCAAAGAACAAATGACATTGAATTGAAACAAGACCTGCTAAATGAAGCTAATGAACATATAAAATTACATCATCCTCTCATTAGAACTGTGTATGAAATCAGAGAAGAAAAGGGAACTGCCTATTTGATTGGCGAGTTTATAGAAGGTATTACCCTTTCCGCTTATTTGAAAAGAAATCCTTATACATTAACTTTGGAAGCATCGCTTTTGATGTTGCAAGAACTTTTGGAGGCCATCTCTTACGCTCACAAAAAGGGGTGCATTCATTTAAATTTGAATCCATATAATATTCTTGTAGATAAGGAAAACCATCTGCATATTATTGGTTTCGGCAAAAGCCAAAATGCCTATAAAACAGCTTACGAAAAAGAAGAGACCTATCATCCACTTTTATACATTGCTCCTGAGCTATATAAAGCAGGACTTGCCCTTCCTCAATCGGATTTATATTCTTTTGCTGTAATCGCTTATGAGATTATGTGTGGAGTCATCCCTTGGCGTATAGACAATCAACTTAATCCTGAAAAACAAAAACAGCAGTCAATGTGCCGAGCTGTCATTATGCCGGAAATTTTACAAAAACAAGTTCCGGACTGGCTTTTCGCCGCTTTATTGCAATGTTTGAAACTCGATCCTCATTTGCGGTTTTCCAATGCGGAAGAACTTTTGGAACTGTTTGCCCAGAAAGATAATTGGGTGCCGGAAGAAGCAGAAAAGATAGAAGAGCCAGTAGAAAAAATAGCAGAAATTAATATCCCTGATGAATTGCCGCATTCAAGCTTAAATGCTGACGCTGTAATTCAAGAAGATTTAAAAATAGATATACCAATTCTCTCTGACAAATTAGAAGTTGTTCATCCGGAAGAACTATCCAAACCCGAGCTGCCAAAGCCAAAATTGGAAACTCCTCCTCCAAAAATTCCTCAATATTCATCCGCTTCATCTTCACCTATCGAAGCTAAAGAAACCAAAAAGCTGAAGAAAACCTTAAAAGTCCTTATTTGGATGTCCGCTATCGTTATTCTGTTTATTGTCGTTAAATATGTAGCTTTTGGCTCCCGACCCAAATTTTCATCTCTGGCTGATAGCACCCAAGTGGAAATTTCGGAACAACCTACCCAGGCAAATATTCCCATTCCAATGGTTTTTGTCCCTGCCGATACTTTAGTGATGGGAAATATTGCTCCAGATGCAGATGACGATGAATTCCCGCTCTTAACGATTGGAATTTCTGCTTTTTATATTAGCCCAAAGGAAATAAGTCAAGCAGAATGGATGATGGTTTTTCCCAGTAATCCGGCTCATAGTAAAGATCCTTCATTACCGGTGGAAAATGTAAATTTTTATGATATTATAGATTTTTGCAATCAGAAAAGCGTTTTAGACGGCTTTGAGCCCTGCTACGATTATTATGATACTGAAGTGGTCTGCAATTTTTCTGCAAATGGTTATCGGTTGCCCACGGAAGCGGAATGGGAATTTGCCGCCAAAAGTGGAAAAAGAAATGATTTTTTTGTTTACAGTGGTTCCAATAATCCCGATGAAGTTGGTTGGTATAATGTAAATAGTGATGTTCAAAGTCATCCCGGCGGTCAAAAAAAACCTAACCAACTGGGAATTTATGACCTAAGCGGAAACCTGTTTGAATGGGTCTGGAATTGGTATGCTCCTTATTCAGCTCGCAACTGGAATTTGATAACTGGTCCCGATAAAGGAACCGATAAAGTTATTAGAGGTGGTTCTTGGTATCATAATGTTTCTGAAATGAGGGTTACTAACCGAAATTATGCTAAGCCCTACACGAAAAATGCTTACCTTGGTTTTCGGGTAGTAAGGACAAAGTCAATGTAAGTTCAAAGTTCAAAGTGCAGGAGTTCAAAGTTCAAAGTTCAAAGTGCGGGAGTTCAAAGTTCAAAGTTCAAAGTGCGGGAGTTCAAAGTTCAAAGTGCGGGAGTTCAAAGTGCGGGAGTTCAAAGTTATATTTGGTGAAACGGGTCAATTTTTACGGTAAAATTCTTTCTGCTTTAGCTCTTCAATCTTCATTTCTACTTGACAGTAAACAGCTTGCCGATGTTTAGGTCATAAATAATAATTTGGAGGAAAAACCAAGTGGAATACACTGATTATAAAAAAACAGCCAATGAAATAATAGAACAAATATCTGAAATTCGGAGGTTACTTTGATCCGGAACCGAAGCAACTATTAATTTCTGAATTGGAGCAAAAGATGAATGCTCCGGACTTTTGGCTGGATCAAACAAATGCTAAAAAAGTAAGTAAACAGCTCTCTCAATTACGAAACGAACTGGATCACATAAAAAAACTGGAAAACATAAAAGGCGAACTGGAAACCTATCTTTCTTTGCTGGAAGAGGATTTTAATGCTGATTTACTAAATGAAGCGGTCTTTGAACTACCACGCATACAAAATTTCATAGAGAAAGCGGAAATAGAATGCTACCTAAATGATAAATATGATCATAATGATGCTTTGTTAACTATTCATTCCGGTGCGGGAGGAACAGAATCTCAAGATTGGGCGGAAATGCTTCTAAGAATGTATTCTCATTGGGCAGAAAAGAATAACTATAGTTTCAATATTATTGATTACCTACCGGGTGAAGAAGCGGGCGTAAAAAGTGTCAGTATTGAAATTAAAGGTGATTTTGCTTATGGAATGTTGAAAAGTGAGATTGGGATTCACCGTTTGGTGAGAATAAGCCCTTTCAATGCTCAAGGGAAAAGACAGACCTCCTTTGCTTCGGTTTTTGTGTATCCTGAATTTGATGAGGATTTGGAAGTGGAAATAGACCCTAAAGACCTAAAAATAGATACATTCCGTTCCAGCGGGGCAGGCGGACAATATGTAAATACAACTGATTCTGCCGTGCGCATAACTCATTTACCTACAAATATAGTAGTTACTTGCCAAAATGAACGCAGTCAAATTCAAAATCGGGAAAAAGGGATGTCCATTCTAAAAAGCCGATTGTATCAATACTATGAAGAACAGCGAGAAAAAGAAAAACAAAATATAGAGAGTAGTAAAACGGAGATTGGCTGGGGTAATCAAATTCGTAGTTATGTATTTCAACCATATCAAATGATTAAAGATCATAGAACAAATTATGAGACAGGTAATATAGATAAAGTTATGGATGGCGATTTGAATGATTTTATCTACGCTTGGCTGAAATATAATGCCCACAAGAGAATAAATGGCTAATCAGGACTACAAACAATTGCTTAACGAACTTGATCTTGACAAGTTGCCTAAGCATATCGGTTTTATTATGGATGGAAACGGTCGTTGGGCAAAAAAAAGAAACAGACCTCATCTTTATGGCCATAGAGCAGGTGTGAAATCATTGCGTCAAGTGGTAGAATTGGGAGTGGAACTGAAACTACAATATTTAACCTTCTATGCTTTTTCTACGGAAAACTGGAACCGTCCGGAAAGTGAAGTGAAAGGTTTGTTAAGATTGCTGAAAGAGCAGCTGAAAAAAGAAATTCCGGAACTGATGGAACAAAACATTTATGCACAGTTTATAGGCACAAATAGCGGTCTGGATAAAAATTACTGGAATGATGTTTGTTCCTTGGTGGCACAAACTCATAATAATACAGGAATGATAGTAAATTTTGCTTTCAACTATGGAGGACGCCTGGAAATAATTGAGGGTTTTAAAAAGTTTATGACTGTGCACCCTGATGAATGGAATAAACTAACTCCCGAGGATTTTGGCAATTATCTTTGGACTGCTGGTCAGCCCGATCCCGATTTGATAATTAGAACCAGTGGCGAAAAACGGCTTTCCAATTTTCTATTGTGGCAATCAGCGTATGCTGAAATTTATATTACTGATACTCTTTGGCCTGATTTTGATAAAGTGGAACTGATTAAGGCGCTTAAAGATTATGCCTCTCGCGAACGCAGATTTGGAGGAAGATAAATTATGAACGAACTGGTTAAGAGAGTGCTGGTTGCAGTGATATTGATTCCCATAGTTCTTATTATTCTTTACTATCGGGGCTTGCCATTAGTTATTGCATTATCGGTAGTAGTTTTTTTAGGCGGACTGGAATATATTAGGATGATGCGCAAAGCAGGAATTAAAATAAGCTATTTCTGGATGCTTGTTTACTGCGTATTCTATTATGCTTTGGTTTATATTAAAGATATGGATTTATCGCTTCTCTGGATTGCCTTATTGCTGATGATTTTGGAAGCGATGTTTAAATGGCAAACTAACTTATCTATTCCACTACTTTTTGCCACTCTTTTCGGATTTATATATATTGCTATGTTTCCTGCTTTATTGGCTCGGATAAGTATTTTTTATACTGAATATAATTTTTTACTTGCCTTAATTCTTTTAATTTGGTTTGTGGATTCTGTGGCTTATTTTATTGGTATGAAATATGGAAAACATAGAAATATAACCGAAATAAGCCCCCATAAATCAATGGAAGGTTTTATCGCAGGAATACTTGCGCCGTGGTTGATTTTGATTATATTATATATTTGCAAGGTAAGGATTCTTCCTTTTGCTTATCTGGCATTGCTTTCAGTGGCAGCAGGCATATTTGGTCAGATAGGTGATTTGATGGAGTCAATGCTGAAACGATATTGTAAAGTGAAGAACAGTTCTAATTTGCTTCCAGGACATGGAGGTATCTTAGATCGATGTGACAGTTTTCTGTTCGCAGGTTCTTTTTTATATTGTGCTTTGGAAATTTTAACTAAAGTGAGGTAACTATAATGAAAAGAGCACTTATTCTAATCCT belongs to Candidatus Cloacimonas sp. and includes:
- a CDS encoding MFS transporter — protein: MVIKKLKEIFVSLSIKNYRIFFMGQGISLIGTWIQRTTMGWFVYRLTGSAFLLGLVSFLSMIPSVFVSPFAGAWADRVNRHHTMILTQVAFCLQTGVLAILVLTGVINKQVQYPILILSFIQGIIDAIDAPIRQNFVMDLVSTRSMVPNAIATNSAMFNGARLIGPAIGGFLIMMFSEGVCFAINAISYIPVIISLCFIKISYPPFPPQKEPTLKKILSGWKYSWENMPIRYLISNLAIYTVFGMSFATLMPIFAKDILKGTSATQGLLMSAMGIGALAGSIFLASRKNIRGLPTRLVYLCLVYSITLILFSLSGSILLSMFFMIFIGFTGMMTMATTNTLIQSITSLEMRGRVIALYTMASASMAPLGSLLMGSLSSKIGARYTLVSCAIIFLLWSLNGMRIVPKFLRGVLRMLVISDNTDVYRSKITTEEASAQ
- the hslU gene encoding ATP-dependent protease ATPase subunit HslU produces the protein MLNYEYLTPKRIVEELDKYIIGQDKAKRCVAIALRNRWRRQQISGDIKGEIIPNNIILIGPTGVGKTEIARRISRLTGAPFIKVEASKFTEVGYVGRDVESMVRELMNYAVSQVRERMIEEVRPEAEFNATEMILDILLPRSKKLKQNTNMENSPENERYLRSREKMRKKLLAGTLDEKEIEIEPEIENYPNLEILPGPGLELLDFDFSEMISNIFQGKGATRKIKTTVRAAWKRYMESEINRLISKDKLVETAKTAVEENGIIFIDEIDKIASTDKQGGIDVSRSGVQRDLLPIVEGSKVPTKHGMIDTSHILFIAAGAFNTAKPSDLIPELQGRFPIRVELNSLTQEDFNRILIEPENSLTKQYQAIFRSEGVELKFVPEAVHEVARFAALANEKMEDIGARRLHTIMNTLLDDYLFEMPSEKLKSVRITKKMVTERLSPVIESEDLSRFIL
- the hslV gene encoding ATP-dependent protease subunit HslV, which gives rise to MIMHATTIIGIHRNGKTALCGDGQVTMGEAIVKGKAQKIRRIFDGKVIVGFAGATADAFSLLDRFEEKLKTNKGNLRKAAIDLARDWRQDRILRRLEAMLIAGDKDSLLLINGAGDVLEPDDNIIAIGSGGNYALAAARALAHKTKLSAGEIAVEAIKIASEICIYTNDNFIVEEI
- the ftsH gene encoding ATP-dependent zinc metalloprotease FtsH: MLKSIFVIIFVIASVALIAVPGDSLNVSPKTIPEAGNAFMEISSLMNWFIIALLAISIISIIRSIIVRKRNAANKNNPNADFRNAQTPKNVLTKKPAFSLPIVIMLILLIIIIIHTFSTSGNAINKESYSNFMTRVANGQVTQVQFAEKDIFYTDTAKKKYSTTLPFENPQLVDSLVALGIKVSATKPSRWASIISYLLPFLLLIVFWAFFLRGMNAQNSKAFSFGKSRARLYEASKTGITFKDVAGVDEAKEELQEIVEFLKDPKKFQRLGGRIPRGVLLIGRPGTGKTLLAKAVSGEAGVPFFSISGSDFVEMFVGVGAARVRDLFEQAKKNAPCITFIDEIDAVGRHRGSGLGGGHDEREQTLNQLLVEMDGFEPNEAVIIIAATNRPDILDPALLRPGRFDRRVTVDLPDIKGRTEILKVHTAKVPLANDVHLEIISRGTPGFSGADLANLVNEAALIAASKNKTQIQMEDFEEAKDKLILGKEKKSRVIPEEDKRLTAYHEIGHVLTSVFLDKVEPVHKVSIIPRGFTGGATHYLLSDKTNYSKSYLLQLLVTLLGGRAAEEVVFNEFTTGAGNDLERCTDIVKKMVCSWGMSDRIGPMTIGKEQEEVFLGKELVSHEVFSEETSQLVDREIRDIINNAYSQAISILNEQKELMQIMAAELQEKETLGTDEIFELILKNCREEDSELVKEKYKKALELRFDHSEKTESEPDELSENKDINDKETS
- the hpt gene encoding hypoxanthine phosphoribosyltransferase gives rise to the protein MNKMNCDISAVLFDEYKIQTRIRELGSEISNSYNGSTPVMIGILKGGFVFLADLVRSITIPVEVDFLAISSYGDQTSSSGVVKIRKDIDIDISGRDVIVVEDIVDSGLSLAYIKDYLMQHKPAGLKTCVLLDKPAAHKTDVKFDYVGFSIKNEFVVGYGLDYAEKYRNLPYIGILKEELYIC